In Deferribacter desulfuricans SSM1, the following are encoded in one genomic region:
- a CDS encoding cell division protein FtsQ/DivIB, which yields MKKLVKLIFFTILVVILVIGVNKFTNSSFFKVRKIEVIGAINSNTKVVKKELKRLLDKNIFDIEDVQFVESDPWVTKCLITKRYPSTIVVKIYEKKAIFKFSKNGKCYFYLSDGSNLRTNCDNNRVKVIGNVDNIYFDEFANIFSKVDKNYKYLLYPSYFVVEYNGKPVKGFYEDNVFVANFNYLQKILDKGYKDFDYADIRLRNRIYISGVKRES from the coding sequence ATGAAAAAGTTAGTTAAGCTGATATTTTTTACAATTTTAGTTGTAATATTAGTTATAGGAGTAAATAAATTTACAAATAGTAGTTTCTTCAAAGTTCGTAAAATTGAAGTTATTGGAGCAATTAACAGTAATACAAAGGTCGTTAAAAAAGAACTTAAGAGATTATTAGATAAAAATATTTTTGATATTGAAGATGTTCAATTTGTTGAGTCAGATCCTTGGGTTACCAAATGTTTAATAACCAAAAGATACCCTTCAACTATCGTTGTTAAAATATATGAAAAGAAAGCTATCTTTAAATTCTCAAAAAATGGAAAATGTTATTTCTACCTTTCAGATGGTTCAAATTTAAGAACTAATTGTGATAATAACAGGGTAAAAGTTATTGGTAATGTAGATAATATTTATTTTGATGAATTCGCTAATATATTTTCTAAAGTTGATAAAAATTACAAGTATTTACTTTATCCATCTTATTTTGTCGTTGAATACAATGGGAAACCAGTTAAGGGGTTTTATGAAGATAATGTTTTTGTAGCTAACTTCAATTATCTACAAAAGATATTGGATAAGGGTTACAAAGATTTTGATTATGCAGATATACGTTTGAGAAATAGAATTTACATTAGCGGGGTGAAACGTGAAAGCTGA
- the ftsA gene encoding cell division protein FtsA codes for MKAENIVVGLDIGTTKICVVVGQKNENGSVDIIGVGTAPSTGLRKGVVINIDATVESIKQAVKEAEKMCGLQIRNATVGIAGGHIKSFNSRGIIAVKNREVTKKDVERVIESASAVDIPIGSEVLHVIPQQFILDGQSEIKDPIGMSGVRLEVDVHIVTGAVTSAQNIMKSCERAGISVNDIVLEQLASSEAVLSDDEKEIGVCLIDGGGGTTDMVVFKKGAIHHTAVLQLGGNNFTRDLSIGLNTPESEAERIKKLHGCVWLDKIMDDDYVEVPSVGGRPPRKISRAVLTQILQARAEEIFQMFLGELQKNDLVEMIGGGVVLTGGISNFEGIEELASTIFEMPVRVGKPQNIGGLVDIVDDPIYATGVGLAIYSAKNDFKGEKISKGNDERVFNKVLERMKNWFSEFF; via the coding sequence GTGAAAGCTGAAAATATAGTTGTTGGGCTTGATATTGGAACTACTAAGATTTGTGTTGTTGTTGGACAAAAAAATGAAAATGGAAGTGTCGATATAATAGGAGTAGGTACAGCTCCAAGTACAGGTTTGAGGAAAGGGGTAGTAATCAATATTGATGCTACGGTGGAGTCTATAAAACAAGCTGTAAAAGAAGCAGAAAAGATGTGTGGTTTGCAGATAAGAAATGCAACAGTTGGTATTGCTGGTGGCCATATCAAAAGTTTTAACTCGAGAGGGATAATTGCTGTAAAAAATAGGGAAGTTACGAAAAAGGATGTGGAAAGGGTTATTGAGTCTGCTTCTGCAGTGGATATCCCTATTGGTAGTGAAGTTTTACATGTTATTCCTCAACAGTTTATATTGGATGGGCAGTCTGAAATAAAGGATCCAATAGGGATGAGTGGTGTTAGGTTGGAAGTTGATGTGCATATTGTGACAGGTGCTGTTACCAGTGCACAAAATATTATGAAGAGCTGTGAAAGAGCTGGTATTTCTGTAAACGACATAGTGTTAGAGCAACTTGCTTCTAGTGAAGCAGTTTTAAGTGATGATGAAAAAGAGATTGGAGTTTGTTTAATTGATGGTGGTGGCGGTACAACGGATATGGTTGTATTTAAAAAGGGTGCGATTCATCATACCGCGGTATTGCAGTTGGGTGGGAACAATTTTACAAGAGATCTTTCAATAGGTTTGAATACGCCAGAATCTGAAGCTGAAAGGATAAAAAAACTTCATGGGTGTGTTTGGTTGGATAAAATAATGGACGATGATTATGTGGAAGTTCCTTCTGTTGGCGGAAGACCACCTCGCAAAATATCTCGAGCTGTTTTAACTCAGATATTGCAAGCTAGAGCAGAAGAAATTTTTCAAATGTTTTTAGGGGAATTACAAAAGAATGATTTAGTGGAAATGATTGGTGGTGGAGTAGTTTTAACAGGTGGGATTTCAAATTTTGAAGGTATAGAAGAATTAGCATCTACAATTTTTGAAATGCCAGTTAGAGTTGGTAAACCTCAAAATATAGGTGGGTTAGTTGATATAGTTGATGATCCAATATACGCAACTGGTGTAGGGTTGGCTATTTATTCAGCAAAAAATGATTTTAAAGGGGAGAAAATATCTAAAGGGAATGATGAAAGAGTTTTTAATAAAGTTTTAGAAAGAATGAAAAATTGGTTTTCAGAGTTTTTTTAA
- the ftsZ gene encoding cell division protein FtsZ, producing MFEFEEIKSGAVIKVIGVGGAGGNAINNMIRAGIEGVEFIAANTDEQVLRNNLAPVKIQLGTKLTRGLGAGGNPEIGRKAAVEDAEAIEEALRGADMVFITAGMGGGTGTGAAPVIASIAKDLGALTVAVVSKPFYWEGRKRNEYAEQGIKFLKDHVDTYIVVPNDRLLDVIDKNTPFVEAFRIADDVLRQGVQGISDTINSSGYINVDFADVKSIMSSKGMALMGIGEASGENRDVEAARRALNSPLLADANIKGAEGILINITGGADITMFEVQNIAQLVYETAGETSNIFKGVVIDPELEGKCRVTVVATGLGKVREEKTVNIDEYIKKGSQEVTNIMKRVKTIKSMDKSLRSIGDFDEEELEIPTYLRKQAD from the coding sequence ATGTTTGAATTTGAAGAAATCAAAAGTGGAGCAGTTATCAAGGTAATTGGTGTAGGTGGTGCAGGTGGTAATGCAATCAACAATATGATAAGAGCAGGGATTGAAGGTGTGGAATTCATTGCGGCTAATACTGATGAGCAAGTTTTGAGGAATAATCTTGCACCTGTTAAGATTCAGCTTGGGACTAAGCTTACGCGAGGTCTTGGTGCAGGCGGGAATCCTGAAATAGGTAGAAAAGCTGCTGTGGAGGATGCAGAAGCAATTGAAGAAGCGCTGCGTGGTGCTGATATGGTTTTTATAACTGCTGGTATGGGTGGTGGTACAGGTACCGGAGCTGCACCAGTTATTGCAAGTATTGCAAAAGATTTAGGAGCTTTAACTGTTGCAGTTGTATCAAAACCTTTTTACTGGGAAGGGCGCAAAAGGAATGAATATGCTGAGCAGGGGATTAAATTTTTAAAGGATCATGTTGATACTTATATTGTTGTTCCAAATGATAGACTACTTGATGTTATTGATAAAAATACTCCTTTTGTAGAGGCTTTTAGAATAGCAGATGATGTTTTAAGGCAAGGGGTTCAAGGGATTTCAGATACTATAAATAGTAGTGGCTATATAAATGTAGATTTTGCTGATGTAAAATCTATTATGAGTTCAAAAGGGATGGCTTTAATGGGTATTGGTGAAGCAAGTGGTGAAAATAGGGATGTTGAAGCAGCTAGAAGAGCTTTAAACAGTCCTTTACTTGCTGATGCAAATATTAAAGGAGCTGAGGGTATATTAATCAATATTACTGGTGGTGCTGATATTACAATGTTTGAAGTGCAAAATATTGCTCAACTTGTCTATGAAACTGCTGGTGAAACGTCCAATATCTTTAAAGGGGTTGTAATAGATCCTGAGCTAGAAGGGAAATGTAGAGTTACAGTTGTAGCTACTGGGCTTGGAAAAGTTCGCGAGGAAAAAACCGTTAATATTGATGAATATATCAAAAAGGGTAGTCAAGAAGTTACTAATATTATGAAAAGAGTTAAAACTATAAAAAGCATGGATAAAAGTTTAAGAAGTATTGGTGATTTTGATGAAGAGGAGTTGGAAATACCAACTTATTTAAGAAAGCAGGCAGATTAA
- a CDS encoding D-alanine--D-alanine ligase, with translation MYRKIAVLCGGLSSEREVSLKTGEAVKQALDNLGYDAFLIDVDNNVDKKIRETQPDYCFIALHGKYGEDGSIQGLLEVLGIPYNGAGVAASAIAYDKHLTKVLVQSVGIKTPDYYLCENDKDIRFLPAVVKPAREGSTIGISIVKSKDEFSKAFSEAKKYDSRVLIERFIEGKELTVGIINNEVLPTIYIKPIKGFYDYESKYTKGMTEYIFETGLNVDETDKLNNISLKVADLIGCSSLCRIDYIYDGKEFFLLEVNTIPGMTETSLLPKAAKKAGYDFEKLIDKIIKGD, from the coding sequence ATGTATAGAAAAATTGCTGTTTTGTGTGGTGGGTTATCAAGTGAGAGAGAGGTTTCATTAAAAACTGGAGAAGCAGTGAAACAGGCTCTTGATAATTTGGGGTATGATGCTTTTTTAATCGATGTTGATAATAATGTTGATAAAAAAATTAGGGAAACACAACCCGATTATTGTTTTATCGCTTTGCATGGTAAATATGGTGAGGATGGATCAATTCAAGGTTTGCTTGAAGTTTTGGGTATTCCATATAATGGTGCAGGTGTAGCTGCAAGTGCTATTGCCTATGATAAACATTTAACAAAAGTCTTAGTTCAGTCGGTTGGGATTAAAACGCCAGATTATTATCTTTGTGAAAATGATAAAGATATAAGATTTTTACCAGCTGTTGTAAAGCCTGCTAGAGAAGGCTCCACAATAGGAATTTCAATTGTTAAAAGTAAAGATGAATTTTCAAAAGCATTCAGTGAGGCAAAAAAATATGATTCTAGAGTTTTAATTGAAAGGTTTATAGAAGGGAAAGAGCTTACAGTAGGAATTATAAATAACGAAGTTCTTCCCACTATTTATATAAAGCCTATAAAGGGTTTCTATGATTACGAATCAAAATATACCAAAGGGATGACTGAATACATTTTTGAAACTGGGCTTAATGTAGATGAAACAGATAAATTAAACAATATTTCATTAAAAGTAGCTGATTTGATTGGTTGTTCGTCATTGTGCCGTATAGATTATATATATGATGGAAAAGAGTTTTTCCTGTTGGAAGTGAATACTATACCAGGTATGACTGAAACAAGTTTATTACCAAAGGCAGCTAAAAAAGCGGGTTATGATTTTGAGAAGCTGATAGATAAAATTATAAAAGGGGATTAA
- a CDS encoding glycosyltransferase — MKFLQLINVRWYNATAWYAVNLSRVLVENNHDVIVAGLPGSPPLLKAKEYGLKIFELPFNSNNPMQIIKNIGKFNSFIKEFKPDWVVCHRGEFFWYCALKRLLSNGYRLIRVRGDRRKPKTDFINKFLHDKCTDLVVTSGDFLKSVYIKEMKLTENKVKTIYGGVDTLKFRYSEEGRKRVREEFGFSDNDYVVGIVGRFDYVKGHENLIKAISIIYLEKGIKNIRLFLIGFDTNIKTDDIKNMIRNYNIEDISRISGFREDIVDCMSALDLGVVASLGSEAICRVAFELMAVGVPVVSSDVGVLPEIIPKENIYPANNVEKLVEKILNHNKSVRVYSDKQFYNDFIKAISSIDKN; from the coding sequence ATGAAGTTTTTACAGCTAATAAATGTTAGATGGTATAATGCTACAGCCTGGTATGCCGTTAATTTGTCAAGAGTTCTTGTAGAGAACAATCATGATGTTATAGTTGCGGGTTTACCAGGCTCACCCCCACTTTTAAAAGCTAAAGAATATGGTTTAAAAATATTTGAGTTACCGTTTAATTCAAATAATCCTATGCAGATAATAAAAAATATTGGTAAATTTAATAGTTTTATAAAAGAATTCAAGCCTGACTGGGTTGTTTGCCATAGAGGTGAATTTTTTTGGTACTGTGCTTTAAAAAGGCTTCTTTCAAATGGTTATCGTTTAATTAGGGTAAGAGGTGATAGAAGAAAACCTAAAACAGATTTTATAAATAAGTTTTTGCATGATAAATGCACAGATTTGGTTGTTACCTCGGGAGATTTCTTAAAAAGTGTTTATATTAAAGAAATGAAGCTGACAGAAAATAAAGTAAAGACAATTTATGGAGGAGTAGATACTTTGAAATTTCGTTATTCTGAGGAAGGGAGGAAAAGGGTAAGAGAGGAATTTGGTTTTAGTGATAATGATTATGTAGTTGGAATTGTTGGAAGATTTGATTATGTAAAAGGGCACGAGAATTTAATAAAAGCAATATCTATTATATATCTTGAGAAAGGGATAAAAAACATAAGGTTATTTTTGATAGGTTTTGATACAAACATTAAAACTGATGATATAAAGAATATGATTAGAAATTATAATATAGAGGATATTTCTCGGATTTCTGGCTTTAGAGAGGATATTGTTGATTGTATGTCTGCACTTGATTTAGGAGTTGTGGCTTCACTCGGGTCAGAAGCTATTTGTAGAGTAGCTTTTGAATTAATGGCAGTGGGTGTTCCAGTTGTTTCATCTGATGTGGGAGTATTACCAGAAATTATTCCAAAAGAGAATATATATCCAGCTAATAATGTTGAAAAATTGGTAGAGAAGATTTTGAATCATAATAAAAGTGTGAGAGTTTACTCTGATAAGCAGTTTTACAATGATTTTATAAAGGCTATATCTTCAATTGATAAAAATTGA
- a CDS encoding MoaD/ThiS family protein, whose translation MITVEFSNGETTEVQVKKVKQLFKELNLKENSVIVVRNDELLTEDDILNDGDKIKIISVVSGG comes from the coding sequence ATGATAACTGTTGAGTTTAGTAATGGGGAAACAACAGAGGTGCAGGTAAAAAAAGTTAAGCAACTTTTCAAAGAGCTAAATTTAAAAGAAAATAGTGTGATTGTTGTGAGAAATGATGAACTTCTTACCGAAGACGACATATTAAATGATGGAGATAAAATAAAGATTATTTCTGTTGTGAGTGGTGGTTAA
- a CDS encoding ATP-binding protein — MKCKICKGKAVIKLKRHNIKLCKEHFNEFFIRQVEKAIKEFRMFSRKDKILVCVSGGKDSLVLWLVLSKLGYNVTGMYINLGIDEYSEKSKTKVINFAEKNNLKYTIVDLNELGYPIPELSKKSRRPECSVCGTVKRYYFNKIAYDYNFDVVATGHNLDDEASRLLGNILHWNDEYLEKQLPVLPAEGKMLKKKVKPLIRLTEQEIASFAFLNKVDYILDECPLSVGATSLVYKDALNLIEEKIVGTKQFFYLQYVKKLMKRLKNKNNEKGDIELKNCKICGMESFHEVCSFCRLVRDEK, encoded by the coding sequence ATGAAATGTAAAATATGTAAGGGCAAAGCTGTAATTAAATTAAAAAGACACAATATAAAACTTTGTAAAGAACATTTTAATGAATTTTTTATTAGACAGGTTGAAAAGGCGATAAAAGAATTCAGAATGTTTAGTAGAAAAGATAAAATTCTTGTTTGTGTTTCAGGAGGTAAAGATAGTCTTGTTTTATGGTTAGTTTTAAGTAAGCTTGGGTATAATGTAACAGGGATGTATATAAATCTTGGCATAGATGAATATTCCGAAAAATCAAAAACTAAAGTTATAAATTTTGCAGAGAAAAATAATTTAAAATATACTATAGTTGATTTAAATGAGTTGGGTTATCCAATCCCAGAGCTTTCTAAAAAAAGCAGACGACCAGAATGTTCAGTTTGTGGGACTGTAAAAAGGTACTATTTTAACAAAATTGCATATGATTATAATTTTGATGTGGTAGCAACAGGGCATAATTTAGATGATGAGGCATCAAGGTTGTTGGGTAATATTTTACACTGGAATGATGAATATTTGGAAAAGCAGCTACCTGTTTTACCAGCTGAAGGTAAAATGTTGAAGAAGAAGGTTAAGCCTCTTATTAGATTGACAGAGCAAGAAATCGCTTCTTTTGCTTTTTTAAATAAAGTTGATTATATATTGGACGAATGCCCTTTAAGTGTGGGTGCCACAAGCTTGGTTTATAAAGATGCGTTAAATCTTATAGAAGAGAAAATTGTGGGGACGAAGCAGTTCTTTTATTTACAATATGTTAAAAAACTTATGAAAAGATTGAAAAATAAGAATAACGAAAAGGGTGATATTGAGCTAAAAAATTGTAAAATATGCGGTATGGAATCTTTCCATGAAGTATGCTCTTTTTGTAGATTGGTGAGGGATGAAAAATAA